The DNA region ACCTGCTCCATGCCGCGGACTTCCTTCGCGGGACCCTCGATCACCGTTTTTCCATGGTCGAGCACGTACGCGTGGTCGCTGATGGCGAGCGCCATCTGCACGTTCTGCTCGACGAGAAGCATCGTCAGGCCCTGCTTCTTGAGCGTGCGGACGATCTCGAAGAGGTTGATCACGAAGAGCGGCGACAGTCCCAGCGACGGCTCGTCGAACATCAGGATCTTCGGCTTGGCCATCAGGCCCCGCGCGATGGCGAGCATCTGTTGCTCGCCGCCGGATAGCGTGCCTGCGAGCTGCGCTCGACGCTCGGCGAGGCGCGGGAACAGCGTGAGGACCTCGGAGAGCGTTCGCTTCAGCTGCGGGCGCGCGTGCTTCGCTGTCGCACCCATCTCGAGGTTTTCCGCGACCGACATGGTCGAGAAGAGCTGCCGCCCCTCAGGGATGAGCACCAGGCCGAGCTCGGCCTTCTCGTGCGGCGAGAGCTTCGTGATCGGCCGGTCGTCGAGCCTCACCGAGCCCTGC from Candidatus Limnocylindria bacterium includes:
- a CDS encoding ABC transporter ATP-binding protein, which encodes MSTLVVENVQSGYGEVQICWGASLTLREGKLTTLLGSNGAGKTTLLRTVMGLLPCWQGSVRLDDRPITKLSPHEKAELGLVLIPEGRQLFSTMSVAENLEMGATAKHARPQLKRTLSEVLTLFPRLAERRAQLAGTLSGGEQQMLAIARGLMAKPKILMFDEPSLGLSPLFVINLFEIVRTLKKQGLTMLLVEQNVQMALAISDHAYVLDHGKTVIEGPAKEVRGMEQVRRAYLGL